The DNA segment GGAGGCACATGGAGGAGAGGAAGTAGAGGGCCACGCACAGGCTGATGTCCAGCCGGGAGAAGCCCAAGCCAAGCACCCGCAGCCAGGGGCTCCTCCTCACGCCCtccccagcctcctcctcctggaCCTGGACGCCGGGAGGCCACCGATGCTCCTGGCCTCCCCTGGCATCCCGGAGCAGGGCGATGGTGTCCCGCTTGCTGAGCCTCCGGTGCTGGCTGGCTGCCGCTCGCAGTGCCTGGCTCTTGAAGTGCTGCTCGCTGAAGGAGTCCAGGTCCACAATGTCTTCACCCACCTCTCGCAGCTTGGGGTTCAGCCGCACAATGCTGGGGCGCCTTGGTTCAGAGGAGCCTGGCCGCCCCAGGGCTCTCATGTCAccctccctctccttttcctcctcttcctccttctccctcacCACTCGTGGGCCCTCAGTGCCCAGCCTGGCACCAGTCCCCTCTCTAGCCATGACAATGGGGTCAGCCTCAGCATAGTCCATGTAAATATTGGCTGGGGAGAAGTGCGCCTTGAGGAAGGTGAACACAGCCGGCTCATCCCAAGCATGCACACCCCGCTCCTCCTTGTGGCACTGGGGACACATGTCCGGCGGAGGCCACTGCAGCTTGGGGAACTTGGGGTCCTCCGTGTCACCTCCTGCAAGGACCAGAGCCAGCATGGGGGTTAGAGGAGACATGTGACAATCCTCCCCCTGTACTGGTATAAGCACCTTGGAGCATCCAGCAGCTGGGGACAGTGATGGAGATGGGACATTTGGAGGAGCCATCAAAGGAGGGGTGGTCCTCCAAGGGTACCTGTCAGCAGTTTTGGGAAGCTCCCTGCAGGGAGCACGTAAGACCCAACTGCATCTCTGGGGTGGTCTAATGCTGTGTAAGCAGCTGCTGTCACCTATGGTGGGGGACGCTGACAACAAGATGCTCCCATTGCTGCACCCTAATGCAGCCATTTGCCAGCTCCATCCAGGAGAGATGCTCCTCCACCTCACCTCCCTCTTCCCTCTGGAAGCTGCACTGGCTCCTCTCCCAGTGGCCCCCCTTACCCGCCAGGCGCGCGTTGACCTCATTGTGGTGGGACCAGAGCCAGAGGACAGCCTCTTTCCGGCTTGCCACCCGGTCCATGGACTCAGCCGCCATGGCCTCAAAGTGCTGGGCACACTCTTGGCAGCCAAAGAAGTACCGGACATAGCAACGCATGATGCTCAGCACCTCCAGTGGTAGCTCTGTAAGGAGGCAGAGGACAGGGGAGGACAGGAAGGCAAGTCCTGATGGTCCCGCAGCTAAAGTGGCAACCCCACACCCTGACTCTGTGGCTCTTGTCCCCCTGCAAATCTGCCTTGGGGCAAGAttaaggggggaaaaagcctTTGCCTGCATGCAATATCCCAGTCTGTGCCACAGCCCACCCAGACACCTCCTCCCCAAAACCCCCTGGGACCTGGTACCTTTGTCGGGGCCGCTCTGGGCAGCCTGGACAGTCAGCAGGTGGAAGATGGTCCAGAGCCCACAGGGGTAGCCACGGAACTGGCGTTCGCTGCCCTGGCAACCCACCCAGGTCACATTGGTGGGGAGCACAGCAGGGTGGGAGGCCTGGTGGACAAACAGACATGGTGTGAGGGAACTGGCAGGTTAcgcaggctggggaaggggtgAGGGCTGGGgtgagggctggggcagggaccAGAGTCCTCATGGGCATCTTACATCTCTGTTATTCTTCATGGCCTCCTTCAAGACGTTGCGGGGCAGTTCAGGCTCTGTCCAGTTCTTCAGCCATATATCCAGGGACTGCAGGTAGGTCTGCACACACGGGCGCCCTGGGAAGTACTGCAGAGTAGGGAGAGGAATGAGGAAACTCAGGCCTTGTCCTGGGAGCAGCAAGGCAACGCACCAGCACCCCCGGCTCACTGCAACAGGCGCTGACCAGCACCAGCATCCCCTCTGGCAGCATGTGCTGGAGGGCAGTGCTGAGGGGCTGGGGATCACAGCATATCTCCCTCATGGTGGCAAGGCCGTACTCTCCTGTGTGCATGTTCAGGCTCCAAACCTCAGCCCATCTGAGGGAGGCAAAAGCCACTCTGACCATAAACCAGCACAAAGCCGATTAGCAGCAGTACTTTAAAACCGCAGGCACTCTGGGGAGAGGGTCAGACTGCCAGGATATACTACGCTGGACAGAAAGGAACCAGCCCATGCGGAGGATGAgaccagcacagcacacagcaaaaaCTGACGGAAGCAAAAGGATGAAGCAGTTTGCTAACTCTGAGCTGTTCTCTCCAGATCTGTGGAGAATCACACTGGAAGTCCCAGATTTACAGGGGAATTAATCTGCAACctgatttctgctgcaaaacGCAGTCCCCCCTGCTCATTCAACTGCAGGCTTTGCCACACAATTCCATGCTTTCCAGGCACCACTTCTTTCCACATTaggatttttcttccctccttgcCTTAAATACTTCTTGGGAACACAACAGTTAAGTCTGGGACCTGCTGGCTGAGCTCCCCAGCCTGAGCCCTGCCCGGCTGGCAGCAACGGCTGCAAtcctggggatgctgctccGTCCTGTGGATAAGCATGGAAACGGCAGCACCATCTCAGCATCCTCTGGAAGtaccagcacccaccagccaGTGCCCCAGTGCCTCCTGCCCACAGTGGGGATGCAACCGTCTCCTTGCCAGAGGCCACGGCTCATCCTTGGCAGGTGAGGGGAAGGTTtgcagaaagaattaaaagcagATCAAATAAACCcgctgctgctcctcaccatGCTGGCAAGCTTGTGGCCTTGGCCAGGAAACTGGTGTGATGGGAAATTTATTTCCCTAGCCCTGCGGTTCTCATTCAAGGGAGAAACAGCAAGGGTGATAGATGGACACAGAGTAAGAGCCACATGAATTGCTGAACTGAGGACCTAAGACACATTGCACTAGTGTCTCACATTTGGAGTTCTTTGCTGGGGGAGGGCAGGCAGGGGTGGGAGCAGGGGCTATCTCACACATCAGCAGAGGCTACACAAGCTCTAAACGGAGTGTGAAATCCTATGTGACCAAGGAAAGAGCAAAGGTGGCAGGCATGGCTGGGTGAAAGTATGCCAAGGAGCCTGGGCCGTGACAGGGATGAGGACAGGGCTCCTGCAATGCCAATGGTGAAAACCTCAGCCAAACAGCGCTTCATCGCACTAGGGAATTAAAGTGCTCCACTTTTGCTGGCTCAAAGCTCCTTCAATTCACACACTTCTATTTcaccaacaaaagaaaaaccgAGACCTTACATGAGGCTCTTCCAGAGCTTGACTCGGAGCAGGGATCCCTTTCCTGGACTATCAAAGGAGTCTGCAGTGATCAGCTCCCCAAACCAAGCACCCAAGTCAGACAACAATTACAAACCCCTCTGATAATCTCTGACACCCAGTGGTCTCTTCTGAAAAGACCTGCAAGTGCCAATCCTGCTCTGCCCTCCAATACTTGCACCTCACATCTCATCAGAAACTCTCTGTCACCTGTCTGTTGCAACTCGAGGCTGAGTTTGGAGATCTACAGGGATAGAGACAGTCCCACAGTGGTACTGGGACACAGGGCTCACATCTGAGACCACCATGCTTTGCTACCTGTGAGCGCTGGAATGTGGTGGCTTGATTTCTGCATTTGCATTTCACCCTATGAATAGCTACATGGAGGCATTGGTGGTTCCTCTCCCAGCATCAAAAGCTCCTCACCTTCACCAGTGTGGATACGTAGCACTTGAAGGCGGCCAGCTGGGCTCCTGACAGTGTGGCGACACGGGTTGCTTCCACCCGCAGTGAGTAGTGCAGCGTGGACTCCAAGTCGGCCATGTACACCTTGGAGCTGGGGAGGGCAGCACAACATGATGCTCCACCTGCCCATTAATCTGTACCTTAGGAACCCAgccatgatttctttttccctgcgTGAAAGGCATAGTCTCACCTCCCACCCTACTGCCCACCCATGGCCATGACACCTCCTCCTTGCACTAGCCCTGGCCTCCCATTGCCCCAGAATGATGAAGGGAGGGGTCTGACCGGTCAGCATGCTTTGGCTGGGATACATTGGTCTCGTTGGAAACTGTGATGGTTGTGTTCAGCTTGTAGGAGCCACGAGTGATGCCTGAGAGCGTGCGCAGGTAGTAGGTGTAGAAGGAGCGTGCCTCCATGTGCCTGCaaggaggagaagctgtgagCAAGACCCTCTTCCCTCTCAAACAGCCGCCAGCCCCAACAAGGAAGCAAAGGAGACCCAAGGCTTAGCCACACTGGCAACTCTGACCGAGGGAATGAGTGTGGGGTGGTCTGCACTCTCCATGTGTTCTGGCAGTGGGTATCCTGACACGCAGGCCAGGGCAGAGCCGAGCCCTTGGCAGCTGTGCTGAGCCACCCCAGGCAGATGCAGCCATTTCCCTTCTCCCAGcaccaggcagggctggcagccccACTCAGTGCCCACCAGCAgccccctgctccccaccagCCTGCCCGACCCAGCCACTGTTTCCTTCTTAATGAACTTTCCCACAAAGGAGACCCCCACCAGGGTCCACAAACCCACCCCGTGTCCTGCACTCACACGGGCAGGCGGGAGAAGGAGCCGTTGCGGAGGAGCAAGTAGGCAGAGGGGAAGGTGGTGACGCCAAACTTCTCCACAAGCTCCTCCTCGCTGCTCAGCACCCTCCTCACTGCCACATTCTCATACTGCAGCATGTCCAGTGCCACCTGCAAGCAGCAACCCCCGGGTCAGAATGGggggccagcagcatcctccacCTCACCAGGCAGCAGGGCTATTTAGAACCCTGTATAAGACACTGCACCTGCAAGGCAGCATGCAAGGCAACTGGGGAGGCTGCCACATGAGGACTTCCCTATCAAAGGCAGCCAGGCTTCAAGAGAAATGGGGGATAAATGCAGCTATACCCACCTCTCTGCCTATGAAAGAGTTGCTCTTCTCAAATATGAGTGCCAAGTACTGGTCTTGGTTCCTTTGGAAGAAGGTGTGAACTTCCTCCACGCTGCAAGAGAAAAGAGGATGGCAGCAGGTTCTCAGCATCAGCTGGATGCTCTGCCCTCCCACCCAAAAGGAGATAGGCTTTGGCAGGGAATGCTGGTGGAGGTTCAGTCCCACCAAGCATGCAATTCTTTCCCACTAAAGTTCCAGCCCAATTTTCTGCTCTGGTTCACAGACTTTGAGAAAATCCACTGGGGTCAGCCAAACAAagcacaggcagggcagagcagggcagagcagggcaggagggagctgcaCAGTCACCCAGGGAAATAAAGCAACAATGAACTTGGAAGCAGgactggctttttttttggctaGCGAACAGAGGCACTGAAGACTTGAAGCATGTGCCCGCCTTGACCATCACTTTGGGAAAGCCAAATGCTCCCCCTGGGAGAGTGGAGCAACTGCCTGCATTCAGTAAAGACTGCAGATCCCAACAGATTTGTATCGAACCAAGAAAATTCTTTCTTGGGACAGGAAAAAGTTGCTAGCGGCAGCAGTTGGCATTGCCATGTCCCTGGCTCAGGCACTGCTTGCTGTAACTAAGGCCCATCTCATCTGGGCCACATATATGGCTCTAGCCTGGCCAGGTCAT comes from the Melopsittacus undulatus isolate bMelUnd1 chromosome 6, bMelUnd1.mat.Z, whole genome shotgun sequence genome and includes:
- the QSOX1 gene encoding sulfhydryl oxidase 1; this encodes MWRRRARGGGRWWPAAVLLLALAVPAARPRELYSAADPLELLGAEAEGRLLGSPSAWAVEFFASWCGHCIHFAPTWKALAHDLREWRPAVMLAAIDCADEANQQVCADFGITGFPTLKFFRAFSKKAEDGIRITNPSATVEDLRHAIITNLEQSQDAWPPSCPPLEPASVEEVHTFFQRNQDQYLALIFEKSNSFIGREVALDMLQYENVAVRRVLSSEEELVEKFGVTTFPSAYLLLRNGSFSRLPVHMEARSFYTYYLRTLSGITRGSYKLNTTITVSNETNVSQPKHADRSKVYMADLESTLHYSLRVEATRVATLSGAQLAAFKCYVSTLVKYFPGRPCVQTYLQSLDIWLKNWTEPELPRNVLKEAMKNNRDASHPAVLPTNVTWVGCQGSERQFRGYPCGLWTIFHLLTVQAAQSGPDKELPLEVLSIMRCYVRYFFGCQECAQHFEAMAAESMDRVASRKEAVLWLWSHHNEVNARLAGGDTEDPKFPKLQWPPPDMCPQCHKEERGVHAWDEPAVFTFLKAHFSPANIYMDYAEADPIVMAREGTGARLGTEGPRVVREKEEEEEKEREGDMRALGRPGSSEPRRPSIVRLNPKLREVGEDIVDLDSFSEQHFKSQALRAAASQHRRLSKRDTIALLRDARGGQEHRWPPGVQVQEEEAGEGVRRSPWLRVLGLGFSRLDISLCVALYFLSSMCLLGMYTFFRLRTRARKGRSSFPVA